CGATGATGAGATCTTCGTCTCCGGAAAGGTCCCCCTTGATAACGATCGACTTCCCAATAGTTGCCACGTTCGTTCCTCCGGTAGGCGGCGCATTGCCGCGTTTTAGGCCCGCCCGATCCTGGGAGCCTTCACTCCTACGACCGGCCCGCGAGCCACTCTCCTTCGCGCCTGCAGTCGCGTCGTTTCTCGATGTTTGATTCTGGGTAGCGGAACGACCCGAATCCGATTTCTCTGACGCTTCTGCCGCAGCGGGGGAATTGCTTTTGGGGGGTGCTGATTTCTTTCCGCCAAAAAGACTCAATTTGGCTCCTCCGTCGAATGCGTTCAGGCGTCGGGAGCTTATCGCAGCGGTTGCACGTCGGCGATGAGGGGGGCGCCCAACTCCCGATTTCTCCAGACCCGCGGCCCATCGATCAGGGGAGGATGGGTTCGAGAAGCTGATCGAACGAAAAAGACTCTCTTTCGAAGCCGTTTTTGAGCCCCGCAATGGAACCGACAACAATGTTGTGGGTTCGCAAGATGGTTCCCTGCGCTCGATCGAGGTCGCTCGCAGAGGTCTGATAGAGATGAAGCGCATTGATTTTTGCCACCTCGGCCTCGACCAGCTCCGATTCTTTCTGCAGCACATCAAACGGCGTTGATTCGCCGTGTTCGAGGCGAATTCGTTCGGCCCGAAGCTGCTCCTCAGCGGCAACGCGCTGGCGCTCCGAGGCATCGATTCCCTTGCGAGACGCCTTGAGCAGGCGGATGTCCCGCCGGATTTCTAGGATGATTTGTTGGTGTAATCGGGTGAGCTGCGTTTTGGAGCGGCGAAGTTCTAGTCGGGCCTTTGAAACGCTGTGGCGGGGACCGTAGTTTCCGAGCGGAATCGAGAACGATCCGCCGAGCCTATATTCCTTTCCGCCGCTGTTGCTGAACCAGCTGTTGTGGGTGTCGGAAAAGCCTCCGCCCGTGTCTGTCGCCGTTCCGAACACCAAATCGTCGTTTCCCTTCCCTTCGATGCCAGAAGTTCTGTATGAGGCGTTGAAATCTAGTTGTGGAAGGCGCTGATTCTTTCGAAACCGAACGAGCATCTCGTTTTGTTCGATCCGCAGTTCGAGAGACGCAAGGTCCGGTCGGTGTTTCATCGCTAGATCAGTTGCAAGCTCCGGGTCCACACGTCCGTCGCCGTATTCTGAAAGATCGTCTGTGGGGCGGACACTGGCGCGTGTGGACGGTGTCAAGCGGACCCCAAACACAATGTCGATCAAAGTGTCTTGAGAATTCTGATATATCGCATCGGCGCGGATTACATCGAGCTCTCGTGCTGCGACTCCCGCTTCCGATTGGATGACTTCGACCTTGGCCTTTACACCCACCTCGTACTGCGTTCGCGTTTGTTCGAGCAAGGCTATGCTT
This sequence is a window from Myxococcales bacterium. Protein-coding genes within it:
- a CDS encoding TolC family protein, which encodes MLFATHAHFRIVPILLAVALTANAEPEMDAVPEEGATESATMPEPAVESNAVDEAMSIKLSLRSAVNLAIENNLGVEVARHAPLIAEQDVEIAWGAYDPTLTGDLMYDSTRSPNTSSLNSNSVLRTSSTSGGAGIGGLLPYLGADLSIDYFAGKTNSNSGIASFTPQYDSGLAFAARVPLLKGLVWNEPWTQVSVSSSIHAASLEDFRAITMNTVRDTVSAYWSLVANEEQLRVAQKSLQTSIALLEQTRTQYEVGVKAKVEVIQSEAGVAARELDVIRADAIYQNSQDTLIDIVFGVRLTPSTRASVRPTDDLSEYGDGRVDPELATDLAMKHRPDLASLELRIEQNEMLVRFRKNQRLPQLDFNASYRTSGIEGKGNDDLVFGTATDTGGGFSDTHNSWFSNSGGKEYRLGGSFSIPLGNYGPRHSVSKARLELRRSKTQLTRLHQQIILEIRRDIRLLKASRKGIDASERQRVAAEEQLRAERIRLEHGESTPFDVLQKESELVEAEVAKINALHLYQTSASDLDRAQGTILRTHNIVVGSIAGLKNGFERESFSFDQLLEPILP